A stretch of Myroides oncorhynchi DNA encodes these proteins:
- a CDS encoding ABC transporter permease, which yields MGRSTKAVDIQNYLPHREPMLMVDIISEISNIAVSTTFLIEEDNIFVKNGTLQEVALIENAAQTCAAIVGQSFFFDENDQEKQNVRVLGFISSIKKVSIKKLPKVGEEILTMGTLVSKIEGEDTVICVMQVNTLLHDVEIMCAELNLFLQKQ from the coding sequence ATGGGAAGATCTACTAAGGCTGTTGATATTCAAAATTACTTACCTCATCGTGAACCTATGTTGATGGTAGATATAATTAGTGAGATATCTAATATAGCGGTGAGTACGACATTTTTGATAGAGGAAGATAATATCTTCGTAAAGAATGGAACTTTACAGGAAGTAGCTTTGATAGAAAATGCTGCCCAAACGTGTGCTGCTATAGTGGGACAGTCATTCTTTTTTGATGAAAATGATCAAGAGAAGCAGAATGTTCGAGTACTTGGATTCATTAGCTCTATTAAAAAAGTGAGTATTAAAAAGCTCCCTAAAGTAGGTGAAGAGATATTAACTATGGGGACTTTAGTGTCTAAAATAGAAGGAGAAGATACAGTAATTTGTGTAATGCAAGTGAATACATTATTACATGATGTAGAGATAATGTGCGCAGAACTTAATCTATTCTTACAAAAACAATAG
- a CDS encoding beta-ketoacyl-ACP synthase III — translation MNKVYITRSAKFLPNKAVDNDQMEAKLGKIDDKESKARRIVLRNNGIEQRYYAIDDNGDVTHTNTDLTYESIKGLCDSHFDLLDIEVLSCGTSTPDHLLPSHAAMVHGLMKTKSVELNSASGVCCSGMSALKYGYMSVKSGNSVNAVCTGSERVSSWMKADRFEAEVENLKELEQTPIIAFKKDFLRWMLSDGAAALLLENKPRETTSLEVMWMDAYSYAYELEACMYAGGDKLEDGSIKPWSDYEASEWLTESVFSLKQDVKILNENILQRGVHSMKETMTKHNITTEDIDYFLPHVSSHYFVDNLCTMFKEAGLEIAKEKWFMNLKKVGNVGSASIYLMLEELMNSGKLKSGDRIMLSVPESGRFSYAYAYLKVV, via the coding sequence ATGAATAAAGTTTACATAACTAGAAGTGCCAAATTTCTACCTAATAAAGCAGTTGATAATGATCAAATGGAAGCTAAATTAGGTAAGATTGATGATAAAGAATCTAAAGCTAGACGCATTGTATTGCGCAATAATGGTATTGAACAACGCTATTATGCTATAGATGATAATGGCGATGTTACTCATACTAACACTGATCTTACTTATGAAAGTATAAAAGGGCTATGTGATAGTCACTTTGATCTCTTAGATATTGAAGTGTTGTCATGTGGGACCTCTACTCCAGATCATTTGCTACCTTCGCATGCAGCCATGGTACATGGTTTAATGAAGACTAAGTCAGTAGAGCTTAATTCGGCTTCAGGTGTATGTTGTTCTGGGATGAGCGCGTTAAAATATGGGTATATGTCTGTGAAGTCAGGTAACTCTGTGAATGCAGTTTGTACCGGTTCAGAGCGTGTATCGTCATGGATGAAAGCTGATAGATTTGAAGCAGAAGTAGAGAATCTAAAAGAGTTGGAACAAACGCCTATTATAGCATTTAAGAAGGACTTTCTAAGATGGATGTTATCTGATGGAGCAGCAGCTTTATTATTAGAGAACAAACCACGTGAGACAACATCTCTTGAGGTTATGTGGATGGATGCTTACTCATATGCTTATGAGTTAGAAGCCTGTATGTATGCAGGTGGAGATAAGTTAGAAGATGGCTCTATCAAGCCTTGGAGTGATTACGAAGCTAGTGAATGGCTTACTGAATCAGTGTTTTCTTTAAAGCAAGATGTAAAGATTTTAAATGAAAATATTTTGCAACGTGGCGTACATAGTATGAAGGAAACGATGACTAAACACAATATTACTACAGAGGATATAGATTACTTTTTACCTCATGTCTCATCACATTATTTCGTAGATAATTTATGTACTATGTTTAAAGAAGCAGGTTTAGAAATAGCTAAAGAAAAGTGGTTTATGAATCTTAAAAAAGTGGGTAATGTTGGATCTGCATCTATATATTTAATGCTAGAAGAACTGATGAACTCTGGTAAATTAAAATCAGGTGATCGTATTATGTTATCTGTACCTGAGAGTGGACGATTCTCTTATGCTTATGCATATTTAAAAGTAGTGTAG
- a CDS encoding flavodoxin: MKKVLVLYYSQSGQLKRVMDRLTEPISQCDSVEITYCKIQLEQEFDFPWDKETFFNVFPESFKQIPQSVSPPCTEVLNTKYDLIVLGYQVWYLSPSIPINSFLKSSYAKTLFKDTPVVTVSGSRNMWVMAQQKIKILLNDLDSTLVGNIALVDRSINLVSVITIVDWMFSGKQRKVWGFLPKPGISDQEINSSNRFGTVISEYLLKDNYQGMQDVLVGLGAVEVRHFLVSMDRKANKMFKIWSSLIYKSKKRKTLLKIFNYYLFIAIWLISPIVHIIHLILYPINYGKIKKDERYFKGID; the protein is encoded by the coding sequence ATGAAGAAAGTACTTGTTTTATATTATTCGCAATCAGGGCAGCTGAAACGTGTTATGGACCGTTTAACAGAGCCAATAAGTCAATGTGATAGTGTAGAAATTACATATTGTAAAATACAGTTAGAACAAGAATTTGATTTCCCATGGGACAAAGAGACTTTCTTTAATGTTTTTCCAGAATCATTTAAACAGATACCTCAGTCAGTATCCCCTCCCTGTACTGAAGTATTAAATACAAAATATGACTTAATTGTATTAGGATATCAAGTCTGGTATCTTTCCCCCTCTATTCCAATTAATTCTTTTTTAAAAAGCTCTTATGCTAAAACTTTATTTAAAGATACTCCCGTAGTTACAGTAAGTGGAAGTAGAAATATGTGGGTTATGGCACAGCAGAAGATAAAGATACTATTAAATGATTTAGACAGCACACTTGTAGGTAATATTGCTCTAGTAGATCGCAGTATTAATTTAGTTAGTGTGATTACTATTGTTGATTGGATGTTTAGTGGTAAACAACGCAAGGTTTGGGGTTTTTTGCCAAAACCAGGTATTTCAGATCAAGAAATAAACAGTAGTAATCGTTTTGGAACGGTAATTAGCGAATATTTATTAAAAGATAATTACCAAGGTATGCAAGATGTGTTAGTTGGCTTAGGAGCTGTAGAAGTGCGCCACTTTTTAGTATCTATGGATCGCAAAGCAAATAAGATGTTTAAGATATGGTCATCACTTATCTACAAGAGTAAGAAGAGAAAAACATTATTAAAGATATTTAATTATTATTTATTTATAGCGATATGGCTAATCTCGCCTATCGTACATATTATTCATCTAATCTTATACCCTATTAACTATGGGAAGATTAAAAAGGATGAACGATATTTTAAAGGAATAGACTAG
- a CDS encoding lipid A biosynthesis acyltransferase, producing MTQWQGKSKGTLLGYRIFVFCIKKLGIRTAYSVLIFVAFYYLTTAWKSNRSLYYYLHNRHRYSMLKSIGMMYMSYFRFGQVLIDKTAISLGLRDRFTYDFDGIEILKQLLEEKKGAILISAHVGNFEVAEYFFADIDFECRINLVTTDREHSFIKEYFESISIKTNLNFIIVKDDLSHIFEINNCLSNNEIICFTGDRYFPGSKVLVEEFLGEQAVFPAGPFSIASRMKVPVAYVYVMKERGLHYHLYTRRAEVKHRDAQHLLKTYCDSVTQIVKEYPLQWFNYYDFWDSDRM from the coding sequence ATGACACAATGGCAAGGTAAATCAAAAGGGACACTCTTAGGATATAGAATATTTGTTTTTTGTATTAAGAAGCTAGGTATTAGAACAGCTTATAGTGTTTTGATATTTGTAGCTTTTTACTATTTAACAACAGCATGGAAGTCTAATCGTTCACTGTATTATTATTTACACAATAGACATAGATATTCTATGTTAAAAAGTATTGGAATGATGTACATGAGCTATTTTAGATTTGGACAAGTTCTTATAGATAAGACAGCAATTTCTCTAGGTTTACGAGATCGTTTTACTTACGATTTTGATGGAATTGAAATACTTAAACAATTATTAGAAGAGAAGAAAGGAGCGATATTAATAAGTGCTCATGTAGGTAACTTTGAAGTAGCAGAGTATTTTTTTGCTGACATTGATTTTGAGTGCCGAATAAATTTGGTAACAACAGATAGAGAACACTCATTTATAAAAGAATATTTTGAGAGTATATCTATCAAGACAAACCTTAATTTTATTATAGTAAAGGATGATCTATCCCATATATTTGAGATTAATAATTGTTTGTCAAATAATGAAATTATTTGTTTTACAGGGGATAGATATTTTCCTGGAAGCAAGGTATTGGTAGAGGAGTTTTTGGGTGAGCAAGCTGTTTTTCCAGCAGGACCATTTAGTATAGCTTCTCGTATGAAGGTTCCAGTTGCATATGTATATGTAATGAAGGAACGCGGATTACATTATCACCTCTATACTCGCCGTGCAGAGGTAAAACATAGAGATGCACAGCATCTATTAAAAACATATTGTGATAGTGTTACTCAGATAGTAAAAGAGTATCCATTGCAATGGTTTAACTATTATGATTTTTGGGATTCAGATAGGATGTAA
- a CDS encoding phosphopantetheine-binding protein has product MNHEEILEKINQILIEEFEVDADVIANDNNLKESLDLDSLDYVDLVVLIESNFGVKLIEADFANIVTFQDFYTLIETKVAAK; this is encoded by the coding sequence ATGAATCACGAAGAGATTTTAGAAAAGATTAATCAAATTTTAATAGAAGAATTTGAAGTAGATGCAGATGTTATTGCGAATGACAATAACTTGAAAGAAAGTCTTGATTTGGATAGTTTGGATTATGTAGACTTAGTTGTGTTAATTGAGTCAAACTTTGGAGTTAAGTTAATTGAAGCTGATTTTGCTAATATTGTAACATTTCAAGATTTTTATACACTTATAGAAACAAAAGTTGCAGCAAAGTAA
- a CDS encoding beta-ketoacyl-[acyl-carrier-protein] synthase family protein, giving the protein MNNRVVITGMGIYSCLGLDLEEVKKSLYTGNSGIIYDQQRHDKGFRSAYTGMVPRPDLKSELSRRQRISIGEETEYAYVATVEALKNAGITDAYLEQHEVGILYGNDSVSNAVIEATDIFREKKDTALIGSGAIFKSMNSTVTMNLSTIFKLRGINMTISAACASGSHAIGLGYLMIKGGLQDIVICGGAQEINPYAMASFDGLGVFAEEGVTPDKASRPFDASRTGLVPSGGGATVILESYESAMKRGATIIAEVMGYSFSSNGGHISTPNVDGPATAMRRAIEQSGVAIDEIGYINAHATSTPLGDANEAKAIYDVFKGYSPVVSSTKSLTGHECWMAGASEIVYSTLMMNNDFIAPNLNFENADEDSSRLNITNKTLDKKFDIYLSNSFGFGGTNSALVVKKI; this is encoded by the coding sequence ATGAATAACAGAGTAGTAATTACGGGTATGGGTATTTACTCTTGTCTTGGACTAGATTTAGAAGAAGTAAAAAAATCGTTATATACAGGTAATTCAGGTATTATCTATGATCAACAGCGCCATGATAAAGGGTTTAGATCAGCCTATACAGGTATGGTACCACGTCCTGATTTAAAAAGTGAATTGAGCAGAAGACAGCGTATTTCTATTGGAGAAGAGACTGAGTATGCTTACGTGGCTACAGTGGAGGCATTAAAGAATGCAGGGATTACAGATGCTTATTTAGAGCAACATGAAGTAGGAATATTATATGGTAATGACAGTGTGTCTAATGCAGTGATAGAGGCAACAGATATATTTAGAGAGAAAAAGGATACTGCTTTAATTGGGTCAGGTGCCATTTTTAAATCGATGAATTCTACTGTTACGATGAATCTATCAACTATCTTTAAATTAAGAGGAATCAATATGACTATTAGTGCTGCATGTGCTAGTGGATCACATGCGATAGGATTAGGATATCTGATGATAAAGGGTGGACTACAGGACATTGTGATCTGTGGTGGAGCACAGGAGATTAATCCTTATGCTATGGCAAGTTTTGATGGATTAGGAGTTTTCGCTGAAGAAGGAGTTACTCCAGATAAAGCGTCTAGACCATTTGATGCTTCTAGAACAGGATTAGTACCTAGTGGTGGTGGAGCTACTGTAATTTTAGAAAGTTACGAATCAGCCATGAAACGTGGGGCTACTATAATAGCAGAAGTTATGGGATATAGTTTCTCTTCTAATGGAGGACATATTTCTACACCAAATGTAGATGGACCAGCTACAGCGATGAGAAGAGCGATAGAACAGTCTGGAGTAGCAATCGATGAGATAGGATATATTAATGCTCATGCTACCTCTACTCCATTAGGTGATGCAAATGAAGCAAAGGCTATCTATGATGTATTTAAAGGATATTCACCTGTGGTTAGTTCTACTAAATCATTGACTGGACATGAGTGTTGGATGGCGGGAGCATCTGAGATTGTTTATTCTACTTTAATGATGAATAATGATTTTATTGCGCCTAATTTGAATTTTGAAAATGCTGATGAGGATTCAAGTAGATTAAATATAACGAATAAGACCTTAGATAAAAAATTTGATATATATTTGTCTAATTCTTTTGGATTTGGTGGAACAAATTCAGCATTAGTAGTTAAAAAAATATAA
- the fabG gene encoding 3-oxoacyl-ACP reductase FabG: MKTAIVTGGSRGIGRAICLRLAAEHKYHILINYQSNEVKALETLADVEALGATGEIIKFDVSNHDDVVSTLNEWTETNPSAIVEVIVNNAGITRDGLFMWMPIEDWNKVLNTSLNGFYNVTQFFMQKMLRNRYGRVINIVSVSGVKGTAGQTNYSAAKAGVIGATKALAQEVAKRNITVNAVAPGFIESDMTAELDQKELVKMIPANRFGKAEEVADLVGFLASDKAGYITGEVININGGIYS; encoded by the coding sequence ATGAAAACTGCTATAGTAACTGGAGGATCAAGAGGAATAGGTAGAGCAATATGTTTGCGTCTAGCAGCAGAACATAAATATCATATATTAATCAACTATCAATCTAATGAGGTTAAAGCTTTAGAGACGCTAGCTGATGTAGAAGCATTAGGAGCGACAGGAGAGATTATTAAGTTCGATGTGAGTAATCACGATGATGTAGTATCAACTTTAAATGAATGGACAGAGACTAATCCATCTGCTATAGTGGAAGTCATTGTTAATAATGCTGGTATTACTCGTGATGGACTGTTTATGTGGATGCCAATTGAAGATTGGAATAAAGTGTTAAATACTAGTTTAAATGGCTTTTATAATGTAACGCAGTTCTTTATGCAAAAAATGTTGCGCAATCGATATGGTCGTGTCATTAATATTGTATCTGTATCTGGAGTAAAGGGTACAGCAGGTCAGACAAATTACTCAGCGGCTAAGGCTGGAGTAATAGGGGCTACTAAGGCATTAGCTCAGGAGGTAGCTAAGAGAAACATCACTGTGAATGCTGTAGCACCAGGATTTATAGAGTCAGATATGACAGCTGAACTGGATCAGAAAGAACTTGTGAAAATGATACCAGCTAACCGCTTTGGTAAGGCAGAAGAAGTAGCAGATTTAGTTGGTTTCTTAGCTTCTGATAAAGCTGGATATATCACAGGAGAAGTCATTAATATTAATGGAGGTATATATTCTTAA
- a CDS encoding WG repeat-containing protein — translation MNKLVLTIGLSMMMVFAYGQELALFNNNGKVGFINKKGETAIKPVFSKALGFSDGLAAAAYSGKKYGYINTNGEFVIQPIYSSVTSFKGGIAIVVKDKQTFYIDKQGNEVPFSNYKLFEFNEQGVAIYKQGERVGLINAQAQVIVEPKYDIIRPFTDGYAKVCLSKKWGIIDSNGIEVVPVEYLEIGNYINGYAWAKFGNCFGIIYQGNFKEIIGADKILDIENPEYIIARNGRSWGVVNAKLEWSIAPIYDNLRQMSQGLIAAKTDKKWGYINENNEIIIPHKYTDALAFSKDGLAAVKDNKWGFIDTKGTLVVPFEYDITALGFSFKTQGKGFKDGVARVKKDKKWGYINTKGELLGNKWYDNLELFSK, via the coding sequence ATGAATAAACTCGTTTTAACAATAGGACTATCAATGATGATGGTATTTGCTTACGGTCAAGAACTAGCATTATTTAATAATAATGGCAAGGTTGGTTTTATTAATAAAAAGGGTGAGACTGCTATAAAACCTGTATTCAGTAAAGCACTTGGCTTTTCGGACGGATTAGCTGCTGCTGCTTATTCTGGTAAAAAGTATGGTTATATAAATACAAACGGTGAGTTTGTGATTCAACCTATTTATAGTTCTGTTACTAGTTTTAAAGGAGGGATTGCAATAGTTGTAAAAGATAAGCAAACATTCTATATAGATAAACAAGGTAATGAAGTTCCGTTTTCTAATTATAAACTGTTTGAGTTTAACGAACAAGGGGTAGCTATTTATAAACAAGGAGAACGCGTAGGACTGATTAATGCTCAGGCTCAGGTGATAGTAGAACCTAAATATGATATTATACGTCCCTTTACAGATGGATATGCTAAGGTATGTCTTAGTAAGAAATGGGGTATTATAGATAGTAATGGTATTGAAGTAGTACCAGTAGAATATTTAGAAATAGGTAATTATATTAATGGTTATGCTTGGGCTAAGTTTGGTAACTGTTTTGGAATAATCTATCAAGGTAATTTTAAGGAGATTATCGGTGCCGATAAGATATTAGATATAGAGAATCCTGAGTATATTATTGCTCGTAATGGTAGATCATGGGGAGTGGTAAATGCTAAGCTAGAGTGGTCAATCGCTCCAATTTACGATAACTTGCGACAAATGTCTCAGGGGCTTATAGCAGCAAAGACAGATAAGAAGTGGGGATATATAAATGAAAACAATGAGATAATAATTCCTCATAAATATACAGATGCATTAGCGTTCTCTAAAGATGGATTAGCAGCTGTAAAGGATAATAAGTGGGGGTTTATAGATACTAAAGGTACGTTAGTAGTACCATTTGAGTATGATATAACAGCACTTGGTTTTTCTTTTAAGACTCAGGGTAAAGGATTTAAGGATGGAGTAGCTAGAGTCAAAAAAGATAAAAAATGGGGGTATATCAATACCAAAGGAGAGTTGTTAGGCAATAAGTGGTATGACAACTTAGAATTATTTAGTAAATAA
- a CDS encoding HAL/PAL/TAL family ammonia-lyase: MNILKDFLTLKNFVTILSDKEKIVLSEELVARVENSFSFLLDFSKNKVIYGVNTGFGPMAQYRIQEDECIQLQYNLIRSHASGIGHPLSVDQVRAAILARLNTLSLGYSGVNLSVIQLMKELLDRHITPLIFAHGSVGASGDLVQLAHLALVLIGEGEVFYKGERRSTKEVFALEGLVPIEIRIREGLSLMNGTSVMTGIGILNWHNANTLLDWSVKMSCAVNEIVSAYDDHFSVELNQAKLHEGQQYIAEQMRANLSTSQLIKKREEHLYTGENQESIFKDKVQEYYSIRCVPQILGPVYDTISTVGKVLENEINSANDNPIVDLETKQVYHGGNFHGDYVSLEMDKLKLVITRLTMLSERQLNYLLNAKINELLPAFVNLGKLGFNFGMQGVQFTATSTTAECQTLSTSMYVHSIPNNNDNQDIVSMGTNAAVLCDKVIENSFEVLSIQMITIAQAVDALQCKDKLSLTTLEWYNDIRAIIPTFVEDVVMYPFLQQVKEYLKK, from the coding sequence ATGAATATCTTAAAAGACTTCTTGACCCTAAAAAACTTTGTAACTATCTTAAGTGATAAAGAGAAAATAGTTTTATCAGAAGAGTTGGTAGCTCGTGTAGAGAATAGCTTCTCTTTTCTATTAGATTTTTCTAAGAATAAAGTTATTTATGGTGTGAATACAGGTTTTGGACCAATGGCTCAGTACCGTATACAAGAAGATGAGTGTATTCAATTGCAATATAATTTGATTAGGAGCCATGCTTCTGGTATTGGTCATCCTCTATCAGTAGATCAGGTTAGAGCAGCTATTTTAGCACGTTTAAATACACTTTCGCTTGGATATTCAGGAGTTAATCTTAGTGTCATTCAGTTGATGAAAGAATTATTAGATAGACATATTACTCCTTTAATTTTTGCACATGGAAGTGTTGGAGCTAGTGGTGACTTAGTACAGTTAGCACATTTAGCATTAGTATTAATAGGTGAAGGAGAAGTATTCTATAAAGGAGAACGTAGAAGTACAAAAGAAGTATTTGCACTAGAGGGATTAGTACCTATAGAGATACGTATTAGGGAGGGACTATCACTAATGAATGGTACGTCAGTGATGACAGGTATAGGGATATTAAATTGGCATAATGCTAATACTTTATTAGATTGGTCAGTGAAAATGTCATGTGCAGTCAACGAAATAGTAAGTGCATATGATGACCATTTTTCAGTAGAACTAAATCAAGCTAAACTACATGAAGGACAGCAGTATATCGCAGAACAAATGCGTGCTAATCTATCTACTAGTCAACTGATAAAAAAGAGAGAGGAACACTTATATACTGGAGAAAATCAAGAGAGTATCTTTAAAGATAAAGTACAAGAGTACTATTCTATTAGATGTGTACCTCAGATCTTAGGTCCAGTATATGATACGATAAGTACAGTAGGAAAAGTGCTAGAGAATGAGATTAACTCTGCTAATGATAACCCTATTGTTGATCTAGAAACTAAGCAAGTTTATCACGGAGGTAATTTCCATGGAGATTATGTTTCATTAGAAATGGATAAACTAAAGTTAGTAATCACTAGGCTAACGATGTTATCAGAAAGACAGCTTAACTATCTACTAAATGCAAAAATAAATGAACTTTTACCTGCATTTGTTAATCTAGGTAAATTAGGGTTTAACTTCGGTATGCAAGGGGTACAGTTTACCGCTACTTCGACTACTGCAGAGTGTCAGACATTATCTACGTCTATGTATGTACATAGTATTCCTAATAACAATGATAATCAAGATATTGTGAGTATGGGTACTAATGCTGCTGTATTATGTGATAAAGTAATAGAGAACAGCTTCGAGGTATTATCTATACAGATGATTACTATTGCTCAAGCAGTAGATGCTTTACAGTGCAAAGATAAATTATCGCTAACAACATTAGAATGGTATAATGATATACGCGCTATAATTCCTACATTCGTAGAGGATGTAGTGATGTACCCATTCCTACAACAAGTAAAAGAATATTTAAAAAAATAA
- a CDS encoding NAD(P)/FAD-dependent oxidoreductase, with protein sequence MLNENVDVLVIGAGPSGSVAASYLHKMGVNVKVVEKTKFPRIVVGESLIPRVMDHFAEADLLPALDTMGFQKKPGARFIRGNEICIFDFSDKFSEGWDWTWQIPRADFDLAIANEMIKKGIDLEFESEVTNIEFNGTDSITTIIDKNKEVKQVHAKFLIDASGYGRVLPRLLNLDAASKLSPHSAIFSHINDIRRPEGVEGTQISFDILETKVWLWVIPFSNGNTSVGIVAPTDFINSLSTNDSTKEALEKAITLSDFYINRFGDLPFEFTPIKLANYSISVQKMFGDGYVLTGNSTEFLDPVFSSGVCFATESGMLAAKLALKQIKGEDVNWQQQYSDHMNKGIDVFTTYIQEWYTGNLQELFFHQPENPDVKRKICSVLAGYVWDEENPFVKKHDKVISNMAHLIKMEKEGKNQQ encoded by the coding sequence ATGTTAAATGAAAATGTAGATGTTTTAGTCATCGGAGCAGGACCCTCAGGTAGTGTAGCGGCAAGCTATCTACATAAAATGGGAGTGAATGTAAAAGTAGTAGAGAAAACTAAGTTTCCTCGAATCGTAGTAGGAGAAAGCCTAATACCACGTGTAATGGATCATTTCGCAGAAGCAGATTTGTTACCAGCACTGGACACAATGGGATTCCAAAAGAAACCTGGTGCACGTTTTATACGTGGCAATGAAATATGTATTTTTGACTTTAGTGACAAGTTTTCTGAAGGATGGGATTGGACTTGGCAAATCCCAAGAGCCGATTTTGACCTAGCTATTGCCAATGAAATGATTAAAAAAGGAATAGATCTAGAATTTGAATCTGAAGTAACGAACATCGAATTTAACGGAACTGATTCTATTACCACTATTATAGATAAAAATAAAGAAGTAAAGCAAGTACATGCTAAATTCCTAATCGATGCTAGTGGGTATGGACGCGTATTACCACGCTTACTTAATTTAGATGCAGCATCTAAATTAAGTCCTCACTCAGCTATATTCAGCCATATAAATGATATCCGTAGACCTGAAGGTGTAGAAGGTACTCAGATTTCTTTTGATATATTAGAAACTAAAGTTTGGTTATGGGTCATACCATTCTCTAATGGCAATACTAGTGTAGGAATAGTTGCTCCTACTGACTTTATTAACTCTCTGTCTACTAATGACTCTACTAAAGAAGCATTAGAAAAAGCCATAACACTATCAGACTTCTACATTAACCGATTCGGTGATTTGCCTTTTGAATTTACTCCTATTAAGTTAGCTAATTATTCAATTAGTGTACAAAAAATGTTTGGAGATGGATATGTACTAACTGGTAACAGTACAGAGTTCTTAGATCCTGTATTCTCGTCAGGTGTCTGTTTTGCAACAGAATCAGGTATGCTCGCAGCTAAACTGGCATTAAAGCAAATCAAAGGGGAAGATGTAAACTGGCAACAGCAGTATAGTGATCATATGAATAAAGGAATTGACGTATTTACTACTTATATTCAAGAATGGTACACAGGTAATCTACAAGAATTATTCTTCCATCAACCAGAAAATCCTGATGTAAAAAGAAAAATTTGCTCAGTTTTAGCTGGATATGTTTGGGATGAAGAGAATCCTTTCGTTAAGAAACATGACAAAGTCATCAGTAATATGGCTCACCTAATCAAAATGGAAAAAGAAGGTAAAAATCAGCAATAA
- the ybeY gene encoding rRNA maturation RNase YbeY, with protein MIFFNYETDFQLVDLTKYEDWIEEIVTSEGLIPGDISYIFCDDEYLHEINVKYLDHDTLTDIISFDYCEGKIVSGDIFLSVERVRENAKEFNVDFDVELVRVMAHGVLHYCGYKDKSPEDERLMRSKEEEKMAMFHVEQ; from the coding sequence ATGATATTTTTTAACTATGAAACTGATTTTCAATTAGTTGATTTAACTAAATATGAAGATTGGATAGAAGAGATAGTAACTTCAGAAGGATTAATCCCTGGTGATATCAGTTATATATTTTGTGATGATGAGTACTTACATGAGATAAATGTAAAATATTTAGATCATGATACATTGACAGATATTATTAGTTTTGATTATTGTGAAGGTAAAATAGTTTCAGGAGATATTTTCTTGTCTGTAGAAAGAGTTCGTGAGAACGCCAAGGAATTTAATGTTGATTTTGATGTTGAATTAGTGAGAGTTATGGCTCATGGTGTGTTACACTACTGTGGATATAAAGACAAATCACCAGAAGACGAGCGTTTAATGCGCAGTAAAGAAGAGGAGAAAATGGCTATGTTCCACGTGGAACAATAG